Genomic segment of Vicia villosa cultivar HV-30 ecotype Madison, WI unplaced genomic scaffold, Vvil1.0 ctg.002450F_1_1, whole genome shotgun sequence:
cgggtctttggagtgcgcaaccgcaaactcaacgaattcccatacccctttctcttactctttcgacaatcggtttgaattcatccatgtcttatccatgtcttaattgaGCTAAACAAaaacttcttggtttctctatcaggtactaaggaattctgtcaagataataaatagctatcatcataatagaatacctaatcagaatacccgatttcttaaagaagacattaccttatttcaaggtaatataagtccacaaaccaaaaaactggttgagagacactaaattgatattaaatagaaccataaacaataaactataagcagaaaataacaaactataagcaagaagaaagggatagtaacctgagttagactttatgtgggagatgggtaggtttgaatcggcgttgtacaaatagaaaccagagacttcaaagtaactgtaaaattaaacacacacacacgatgcagttaaatacaaatatcataaaagtgaaggaactatatgcaaactgtagcacaaactacaatgattaagaatagattaatattattttgacatacatttttatattagcaaaagaataactaattacctttagagaaattcagaaacttcTGGAACCACACACCGTAAGCTAATTTGATGTCTCTAGTGATATTCTTTTAGAAAATCTTTAATATCCCCTGAAAAATAATCATCACCCAGATGTTATAGCAATTCTAGATACATAGTACCGTAAGGTAAATCAAAGTTTAACAACTACTTAGAAACCAGGGCAGCAACTACGCATGTCAAAACAACGTCGTGAAAACGACCATAAATCATAGTCGAGTCATACAAATGGAGAAATCAAGGTGGAGCAATTATATATCatgagaaaacaacaatttagcATGTATTTTCATAACGGGGCAACATTAATGTCTAACAAAATAAAGAGGAAAATACACTCAACTCCCTTTAGATTTAGCTAAATAACACAAACATCTTCTTTAACTTTCAAAATACAATAACCGTCCTCTATCGTGATATCATGTTATTTAGAGAAATCGGAAGAATTAACTTATGTGAGTGATAGAGAGTTGAGCCTGTAtccagaagaagaagcaagcaaTAGAAGCATAGTGACTTTTGAGGaacatgtaatttatttttatgtacccCACCTTGCCATAATTATAAGACATAATTTCTTTTCTAATTCGTGACTTGTCGGAATTCTCAAATTCGTAACACTTATGTAAATTCTTAGTTTGGCCTCTCTCTTATGACTCTATAACTATAGCTTCATACTAATTATGATTGACAATTAAACAACACTCCTTTCATCTAAAATCTTCATTAAATATTATATCTTCAACAGTTGACATTACTAGCTTTTCATTTAGATACTACGTTAAAATAATGCTTTAAGAACACTCCTTTAAGAGTGTTCTCTTTTACATTACCATCTTCTCATTCTAGATTAATAGATTTACGATTTGAATCTTTAGATGATGGACTAATGATGGTTTAAGCTtctattcaaatttaattttacaAAACTACTATTTTGCAAAAACAAGAGTTAATATTACACAACATATCAGTGTAATATCAGTGTCAGCCTTAGAAGTTAGAACAAAATTATCCATACAATTAGTAGAAGttatgaaatgaagaaaaatattcATACAATTATACAACATATCAGTGTCAGCCTTAGAATTTAGAACAAAAAACTACTTGGAAGACTAAATTCAGAAACTTATAATTATAACACTGCAATTCATATGGAAGACCAACCCAGAAACATTGATTACAGTTATACAATTTAGAATCGATGAAAGAAACTCATAGGTAGTGTGTATCGGAAAGCAAATAGTGAGCAACATAGTGGGAAGACTTTACCTGAACAGAAGCAGCAAGAAGatgttgattttgaccaagaaaaccctaaaatcccacagAACGGCGTAGCAGCGGCGGCGGCTAGTTGGTTTGAGAGTGAGAGTGAGACGACGACGGAGGGACGGAGGAGTGGCTGAGACCACGGCGGAGGGAGTGAGAGCGAGGAAGCAGAGAGTGTGCGTGagcgagaggaagaagaagacgagtaCAGATGTTTTGTGTTTCTGAATGAAATAGCgtgttttaattttatgaaaattttaaaaagggctaccagagcgctttcatatgcccctttataccagcgctttattactaaaagcgcttttgtacccaccccctataagagcgctttcaaaagcgctttcatacccaccccctataagagcgcttttacaaagcgctttcatacccaccccctataagagcgcttttagaaagcgctttcatacccaccccctataagagcgcttttagaaagcgctttcattacccccacctataagagcacttttctagcgtgatttttaattttgtttttagccaaacctaccagagcgcttttgggcaaaagcgctttcgtagctgcgcttctaaaacttaaatttggcgtagtggtaCTTTCGCAATACAAATGAGTTTTTCATATGTATATCTAAAATAATTATCacgtcaaaattaaaataaattcaccTATGCAGACGCACGGGTATCTTCTCTGTTGAAAATAGTCTGAGAAAGGAGTGCacaattgaataatttttttcaccaCTGGTAAATAGATTATTTTTTGATTGAACAAAGTAGATTTTCATATCTTTCTGAAATGTTCACATgtgaaattattttaacttagaatcTCATATTTAACTACTAATAccttattagtaaaaaaaaaaaaattgtggattcattacTTTAACTGAAAATCGAATTTTTTTTGTGGataattattttaacttagaacttaaTTTTCATACTAgtaatatcttattagtaaaaaaaatttaaatgattaatttccattttataaatgtaatttggtcaaacttctttaTTTTACATTTTTCGTATCGTTCATGAAATGCTACACCACGAATAataaaaatttgaaggatctctaataaaaaaagaaatgctAATACTATTGCTTGAGAAAGAAGAAAGagttgaaaaaggaaagaaacatactAGTATGTGATTTCCCAATAAAGAAAGAACAGCAGAAAAGACAAAAAAATATAGCGACATCATTAAGTTTCCGCCGCCTGAATCAGAAACGTGGGCAGGCATGCGGTTTCAGAATTGAGGTCATCTCTTGCCCTTGTCTGCCCTTGAAACACCAGTTGCCATTTTGTCACTGCTTTATCTTAACATTCTATGACATACTAACACTCTACGCTATACTTTTGTATGTATACAAAACTGTGCCCATTTTAGTTGATATTTTaaccaaaaataaataagaataaaaaacaaatgaaacTTGAGAATGAGACTTGACATTCCATTAATAATTCACACTTTCTATAACACACAAACAAACTCTGCAAACGCCATGCACGCTGCTTGCCTGTTTCATTTACACTGTCATAAGCCATAGCCTTAGGAAAACAGCTACTAGTATTCTTCAATCTTACTACTATCAACACTTTTCTTTATTATTAGAATTTTGATTGGATAAAGTGATAGTATAGTATGTTATTACTATTATTGTAGTAGCACTTTTAGGAAcgataatgatgatgatagtgATTAAACCAAGTTGAATAAAGGAAGCATGCATCTTTGACTCTCAACATGTTGATTAATATTCACATTTTGGGAGTTTATACAGAAACATGAGGTGTAATACATGTCAggtaaaaaagaaggaaaaaaaaaatgtTTGGTTGGTCGTCACTCGACAACAAGGACACAAGTCTCCTGCAGCCTAGCTTCTTTGAAAATAGAGCACACTTCTCCAAGAATATCAAACATGCCAAGTACCCTAAGGTCTACAACATTcttccacacacacacactttttattttctAACACCCCCTTCATCCCCTTATAAAACCACACTTTCCCTTTCTTTattttcatcatcacaaacacaCAAAACTGACCAAATATCTGAATTTCCTTACTTTGTTCAATTCCACTATTACAACACACGCCATGTTCAATCAAGAGAAACTCATGCATTTTCAAGTGGAGCAACCATCATGGAGCTACTACataatgagaagagaaagaagaacaaTGGAAGAAGATCAAATGGAGAGAATAATGAGATTAGCTACACAAAGTGCTGTTGTCATATTCAGCATTAGTAGTACTAGTTGTATGTGTCATGCAATGAACAGTTTGTTCAGTGGAATGGGAGTGAACGCAATGGTTCATGAGCTTGATCAAGATTCAAAACCATTCATGAGGTTACTTGGAAATTCAACATCACTACCTGTTGTTTTCATTGGTGGCAAGTTAGTTGGTTCTATGGATACAGTTTTGGCTTTTCATATCAATGGCTCACTAGTTCCTCTTCTCAAACATGCCGGTGCTTTGTGGCTTTAATCACATTCTGAGTAATTAGTTTCTTAAGAGTTGAACTTAATTAGTGATAATGATTTCAAGCTCAATAGGAGAGATTTTCAGATATTTAAGCGCTGACTTAATGTGTTGTAACTTGTAAGGAACTGACAATGatatatgagtttttttttttttcaattctgtGGATTTTCTTTTGCTTTATTACCTGGATAGTAGTAGCTTCTATAATTTACGTTGCaattgtaattttaaaataaacaagaTTTActaatcaaatatatatatatatatatatatatatatatatatatatatatatatatatatatatatatatatatatatatatatatatatatatatatatatatatatatatatatatatatatatatatatatatatatatatatatatatatatatatatatatatatatatatactaaattGGTTTTCTTACGATGAGGAAGAACAATTGTTCGATGAACAATGAAATAAAACTTTGATACACTAGAGTAAGTTTTGATATGGCATAAAGGGGGCTAACTCGAAAGGTTAGCACTCCCCTGCTCAGATTAATAAAAGACTGAAAAATAATGTGAGAGCGAAGATGAATTTGAATGCTTGATAAAGAAgaattttttctcttttaaatggGCGCGGTTTAAACCAAAAAGTGGAGAGTGCAACATGGATCGCATTCAACCATTTGATTAAACTAGACGTTCGACAATGCGTTAGGGGTGAAGTTGTCTTCTCTAGTTAAGGATAGAGGAACACATGTTCCTCACTAGCACTTCCTTGCATTAGTCACATGCCTTTCGACCTGGCTTTGTGAGCGACCTAGGACACTTGTCCTCCAagcctttgttttttttataggaCCAGCGTTAGTCGTACATGTTTCAGACTGCCTATTTTTCTTTAGGAGGCAATGAGCCTTGTTGGGACGTTACTATCATTGGGAACAAGCACATTAGATATCTTTCTGGTAATTGGTAATGTTTCAGAAGGAAATGTTAACACGTGTCCTTATGCTAATTGGTCATGATGTTTCGTCTCTCTTAGGCTACTGAGTATATTGCACAACCTTTGATGAAATCTTGACCGTTGGTGGTGCGCGGTTGATCATTCAATCCTCAATGATCGAGGCACATATAAAAGATATTAGAAGTATAATATTTCTATTTTCTACCATTTGCAATATATTATAGATCTTCTTCCTCTATTGCCTATTTTGTTCTTCCTATCGAGCTCTCATGCTTCAGTTTCTTGATTGTTCGTACGCCATCTTCACTTATTGGTACTTGATATACTATCCAACTgtaatttaataaaatcagagtaaattattttaaaaataaaatacaacaattAGGATGCTACACTTCATCAACAATAAAATATGCGCAAACATGCATACATAGATATTTAACACACTTTTCGGATGAACCGACAAACAATTTAGTCTTCAACTTCAACTTTATTAAGGCAACAGAAAGAAATCATGTTTATTACAAAAATATTCTCAATCAGCATCAaacaaattttcttcaaaataaaatagagattATGATACTCCAACATAATcaccaaaataaaacaacaaataataaagtaaataagCGTTTatcccccagtgttacatatcagaacACTGACGCCAAATTAAAGGAATAAGAAGGAATACTTCTTCTAGACTCCGCGTCTTAGCTACTTCAGATCAtttgcacgttaccaatataaaggtaacattcaaacataatgggtgagatatcataacaatataaaagATAGCATAATAATGGGTAGATAGCAATTCAAGCACACATAATTATACTTCTTCAACGTTAAAACATCACGTCATACATAATGTAATGCAATGGGACTGGCACCGAcataatgcatgtggtaccatcaaaGAATAAGCCCTTATCATCATGCCAATACAGGCCATCTTAAGGAACACAATTCCTGATCATGAATTCATGCGACACTGACATGCAACAACATAAAATGCATCGATACTCCGAACTACCAATGCCACGCCAATAGAGGCCTTCTTCATCgtaatcatcatcatacaatatATCACGTAATTCATTCATACATCGTTCGTACACCACCATCATTATAACAATATGCATCACACTTCATAAAATACTAACACACATGGCTTTAGCCTCCGACTAAAATAATCATTTTTCTTTATCAAAATTATTATCATATTACAGAGAATATCTTTAGCTTCTCGTAGGTTCAAACGCCGCTTCAAACGGACGTCCGAGTCAAATGTTATCAATTTCCAAAGTTTTAATTAAACTACAAACACCAACATAATACACCGATGCCACAACAACTCATTATACACCAACTAAATTTATTTCCAtaacttgaaaaaaaaatttatttaaaagaatatTGTGTTAGCTTTCTAAAGCTTCGAACGGGGACCCAAATGGAGTTatggtttgaaagttatgaatttttcaaGTTTTCGAAAATCTGTCCAAACAGCGGTGTTGCACGCCAAAATTTGTCCTTCCATTTTT
This window contains:
- the LOC131638846 gene encoding putative glutaredoxin-C14, with the protein product MFNQEKLMHFQVEQPSWSYYIMRRERRTMEEDQMERIMRLATQSAVVIFSISSTSCMCHAMNSLFSGMGVNAMVHELDQDSKPFMRLLGNSTSLPVVFIGGKLVGSMDTVLAFHINGSLVPLLKHAGALWL